The proteins below come from a single Cervus canadensis isolate Bull #8, Minnesota chromosome 2, ASM1932006v1, whole genome shotgun sequence genomic window:
- the LOC122431313 gene encoding olfactory receptor 6Y1, which translates to MITKVLEADNHTVTTHFVLLGFPTRPAFQLLLFFVFLAIYLLTLVENFLIIFVIHSDGQLHKPMYFFLSNLSFLEMWYVTVISPKMQIDFLSHDKTISFNGCMTQLYFFVTFVCTEYILLAAMAFDHYVAICNPLRYPLIMTNQLCGTLAAGCWFCGLMTAMIKIVFIARLHYCGTPHINHYFCDIFPLLNVSCEDSSQAELVDFFLALMVIAVPLCVVVASYATILTTVLRIPSSQGRQKAFSTCASHLAVVILFYSTTLFTYARPKLMYTYNSNKMVSVLYTIIVPLLNPIIYCLRNREVKAALRKTILCKGSEPREDGTVIN; encoded by the coding sequence ATGATTACCAAGGTTCTGGAAGCAGATAACCATACAGTGACAACACATTTTGTTCTTCTGGGATTTCCAACACGGCCAGCCTTCCAGCTGCtcctcttctttgttttcctgGCAATTTACCTTCTGACACTTGTAGAGAACTTTCTAATCATCTTTGTCATTCATAGCGATGGACAGTTGCACAAGCCCATGTACTTCTTTCTGAGCAACCTCTCTTTCCTGGAGATGTGgtatgtcacagtcatcagcccCAAGATGCAGATAGACTTCCTCAGCCATGACAAGACAATTTCCTTCAATGGTTGCATGACTCAACTTTACTTCTTTGTGACCTTTGTCTGCACTGAGTACATCCTCCTTGCTGCAATGGCTTTTGACCACTATGTAGCCATTTGTAACCCACTACGGTACCCACTCATCATGACCAACCAGCTTTGTGGTACACTGGCTGCAGGATGCTGGTTCTGTGGACTCATGACTGCCATGATTAAGATTGTTTTCATAGCCCGACTTCACTACTGTGGCACACCTCATATCAATCACTACTTTTGTGATATTTTCCCACTCCTCAATGTTTCCTGTGAGGACTCCTCACAAGCTGAACTAGTGGATTTCTTCTTGGCCCTCATGGTCATTGCTGTTCCCCTTTGTGTAGTGGTGGCATCTTATGCCACCATTCTCACCACCGTTCTCAGGATCCCTTCTTCTCAGGGACGCCAAAAGGCATTTTCCACCTGTGCCTCTCACCTAGCAGTTGTAATTCTCTTCTATTCCACGACCCTTTTCACTTATGCCCGCCCTAAGCTTATGTATACCTATAATTCCAACAAAATGGTATCTGTCCTCTACACCATCATTGTCCCACTCCTCAACCCTATCATTTATTGTCTGAGAAACCGTGAAGTTAAGGCAGCCCTCAGGAAGACCATACTTTGCAAAGGCAGTGAACCCAGGGAAGATGGGACTGTGATTAATTAA